DNA from Lactobacillus sp. ESL0791:
AGGTGAATTGGGCAGCCCGTTTGTCAACAAGTATACGACTGGTGGCAATGTAGCTGACTGTTTGATTTCTGGTAAACTTGCTGGTGAAAGTGCGGCTGTAGTTAAAAATGACGCTCCAGCTGCAGGTACAGATTTTAGTCATGCTGGTGTTAACCCTAACTTTAACTCTGCTAGTGATGAGGATAGAAGTCAATATGCCACAGACGCTAACCAGTATTTAGGTTATAGTAATTCCGGCATGGGTGACGGTGTAGTTGTCCGCACGACCTTGAATACTGCAGGTAAGATTCAGAACGTAGAAATTTTGAAGCAGACTGAAAGTGATGATTATGGACTGAAGGCCGTGCAGGAATTACCGCAGAAGATGGTTAAGCAGAATACTTATGATGTTGATGCTGTTTCCGGTGCGTCACAGACGAGCAAGGCCATCAAGGATGCTGTTAAAGATTCATTAGACAAAGCTCATGGTAAATATCAAGCTTAATTGTTGTTAATCTTAAAATAAGAACTACAGTAAATAGAGTGCTTCATAGTTGTTAGCTGTACAGCTAACAATTAGGAGCATTTTTATTATGACTAAATATATGGTGTAACAGCTATTAGGTTTAGGATTTAAAATAAATTTGAAGCAGATAAAAACCGCCTTGTTTTTTTAAGACATAGCGGTTTTGCTTAAAATCATTAATAATTATTTCCCGGGAAATAAATTATTCTGCAGGTTGAACTTGTTTATCTTGTGCAGTTTTGACAGTAGCTTGTTTGGTTTTTATCATGACGTACAGAGTAATAGCAAAAACAATGATACTGAGGATAATCAGGCCGTATAAAGCATAGTTAAGTCCAGCGGTACCAGCAATACTTGAAAAGATTGCATTTGTTAACGGGCCAGCAATGGCAAGAATAGTACTTAGTGCTCCCATGGTAGAAGCTAAAATTTTCCGATCAACTGATTGTACTCCCCACTGAAATAGTTTGGGTCCAGCAGTACCAGCAAAGAAGCCGAGAATTGCGCCGAAGATTAAACAAGCAATAGTGTTTTTACCCAGCATTGCTCCCAGCATAAGTACACTGGCAAGCGTGTCAAGCAAGACAATGACAAATAAGGAAGTGCTTTTTAGTAGTTTGGTGCCGACTGCACTTCCAAGAGCTGTGCCGATGGAAACGACAGCGCCAAAGATAGCGATGGTAAAACTATAAGTGCCGATTAACATATTCTTATTGGCCGCAAAAGATATGGAAATTAGTGGCTCTAGTGCATATAAAATACCGTTCAGTAATGCAACCACTAGCGTAACTGTTAGCAAGCCATGAGCTTGTCTGGCCTGTTTAAATGAAGATTTAAAGGTGGCAAAAAAGCCTTGGTCATTAACGGTTTGTAATTCTTTATTAATCGCCGCTTTTTTAATATTTTTAGCAATATTGGCAAAGATTAAACCTGCTATAAGGAAGGTTAACGCATTAACAATGGCTAAAGATGAATATGACATGAATAATAATAAGGCTGAACCAACGAATTGGGCACCCATTGTAATTAATTGTGAAATCCCATTGGTAAAACCTTCGGCTTCACCAACATCATTTTCACCTACTAAACCGACAATTAACGGTGACTGTAAGCCGCCAGAATACATGCCAGCAACATCCGAAATAAAATTAATACAGATTACCAGCAATACAAGGTTCCACCCTGCGATGTTGGTTACAAAAAGCACGCCAACGAGCATGTACATTACAAACCTGATGATTGCTAATAAAACGATGGTTTTGAATTTGTTTTTAGTACGGTCGGCAAAGTAACCACTCACGCTTTGTAACAGATCAGGAATTGCCTCGGTAATTGAAATTAGTGAAAGTGCCAAGGCATAATTTTTCAGTTTGCTGGCATAGGTCATTAATGCTAGATAAAATAAAATGTTTCCTGCACTGGATAGCCAGCTAGCAATTGTAAACTTGCGATAATTTTTATTCTTTAAAAAGATGTTCATGATTTTTCTCCTTTATTTGCTGATGTTTTTAGTATATTTTGGTTATAATAAAATTTAGAGAAAATGGCATATTTGACAATTAACTGCCATATTTGACAATTTGAGGAGAATAATAATGACGATTGGTGAATTGCTAAAGAATTATCGTATCGGGCAAAAGAAAACGCAGAAAGAATGGGCTGGTGATGTGATAAGTTCATCATTTTATGCCAAGGTTGAAAAAAATTTGAGTAGAATTTCTGCGGATGATCTAGTCAATCTGTTATATGCTAATAAAATTCCATTAATAGCATTTTTTGGCAAATTAAATCAGCAGGAGCAATCAATTCATAATCAAGAACAAGAAATAATTAGGTTGGCTAATGAAGCCTACTACCAAAATTCTCTAAAAGATTTGCAACAAATTCGTAATGTAATTAAGAAAAGTGATTTTCCAGATAAAGACGATAAATTGTTATTTGTTGATATATATATAGCGCTGGTAAGTGGGAATAAATTAGATACTGAAACAGTTAAAAAAGTAAAGGATAGAATTTTTAGTGTCCCTGACTTTAATGTTGATACTCTAACCCTATATTGTGATTTTATGGAGTTTTACGATTTAGACAGTAATTTAGTAATTTCTAAGCGAGTAATTAAGCAGTTTCTCGGTTCTAGTAGTAAAGAAGTTCAAGAATTACTTTTAACGATAATTACCAATATGATGATTTTATGTATTCAGAACAACAAGTTCGAAGAAGCAGACTTTTTTATTAATAGTGAACAGCAGATCAGGACCAATCCAGACTTGTTTTTTCGCAAAATGATTGCTCCAGCTTTCGCAGATATAATTAAGTATCATTATGACCATAATCAAAAACATCTTGATGAAGTAGAAACAATAGTTAAAGGTGTGCAAATAGCAGGAATGCCAAGTTATGCTAAAGATATAGAAGAATTGATGAACGCAAATAAATAAGCAAGTAAGGCAGCTTTATTATTTCTTAATTTTAGAAACTTATTTTTATGTTCTGCATAGCTTACCTGCTATACTTTAAAAAGCAATTTTACGTTTTGCTACATCAAAATTAATAAAAAAGGAGAACTTAATGCAGCTTACTAAAAAACTACGTGGTTTTTCAACTTTTGACTTAAAAATTATTGGAATTGTGCTAATGGTAGTTGACCATGTTCACCAAATGTTTCAGCCAATGGGTGCACCATCTTGGCTGGATTGGTTTGGCCGACCTGTTGCCACGATTTTCTTTTTCACAAGTGTAGTGGGCTTTAGCCACACGCATGATAAAAAGAAATATATGGAACGTTTATACATTTCCATGGTGCTGATGTCACTTTTGACTTGGATTCTGGAAAAAACGGTCCATTTTGAGCAAGTGGTTTTAATCAATAATATCTTCCGCGATTTGTTTGTCGGAACAATGTTTATGGCAGGAGTTGATCAGTTTGCTGCTGCCAAAAATGGTGATAAGGCCAAGCATATTTCTTGGGGAATTTTATGGTTTGCATTACCGTTTATTTTTTCAGCTATTTCCATGATTTTTGTTACTGTGCTGCCACTGCCACAAATTATTAAACAAATTACGGTTGGCATCCTGCCCGCGATTTTATTAGCCGAAAATAGTTTGATGGTATTACTGATACCGCTATTGTACGTGTTTAGAGATAATAAAAAAATTCAATGTTTACTGATTGCGCTAGTGGCAATGCTTTATGGCCTAAAGGGCTCAACTCAGTGGATGATGATTTTTGCGATTATTCCCATTTGGTTTTATAACGGTGAAAAGGGTCCAGGCATGAAATATTTCTTTTATATTTTTTACCCGGCGCATATTGCCCTTTTATATTGCTTAGCTGACTTTCTGTATAAGACGATGCATTAGAATTAATAAAATAGACTAAAATAGCGGACTTTATGTCCGCTATTTTTGATGCTTGATCCGTTTTAGATAATTGCTGAAACTCTCGGAATCAGCAATTTTTCCATTTTCTTTGCCTTCATACCAAGCAATTTTATCGTTTAAGATTTGTAAATGATATTGCTGGTCAGAAATTTGCTTTAAAAACTTTTGCTGTGTCTTTTTGAGCAGTTGCAAGCGTTGCGGAATGGTTGTATCGCCTTGGGCACGCCAAGCAACATATTTTTTCAGATCAGCAATACTCATTCCCGTATTTTTTAGATGCAGTAAAAATCTCATCCAGTTGGCATCATCTTCATCATAATAGCGCTGCCGGTTAGCCAAACGATGAGGTTTGATTAAGCCCTCCTCTTCATAATAGCGCAGAGTTGATGGCGCTAAATTAAATTTCTCGCTGAATTGCTGAATACTGTATTTTTCTTTCATGATTTTATCCTTTTTGTCTTGACTTAAAGTTAACTTTAAGGAATAGACTACCATTAAATTGAGAAAGAAGGAATCTAAAATGGTAAAAAAACAAACAGCAGGTAGAAAAAACTTGGGCAATTTTGCTCCACAATTTGCTGCATTAAACGATGATGTCTTATTTGGGCAGGTCTGGGCAAAAGAAAATGAATTGTCAGCACATGACCGGTCTCTAATCACCATTGCTGCCTTGATGGCAATGGGTAATACCGAACAGATTGACGCGCACTTAAACATTGGTAAAACTAATGGTATCACCAAAGAAGAAATAGTTGCAGAAATTACTCACCTAGCATTTTATGTTGGCTGGCCTAAAGCGTGGTCAACCTTTAACCGTGCTAAAGAAATTTGGCAAGATAAAGATGAAGAAGTGGAGCAGCCGGGAATTTTTGCTACTGGAGCTAAAAACACAGCGTATGATCAATATTTTGTCGGTCAAAGCTACAATAATTCGTTGGTTAAACCAGAGAAAAACGGCAGCAGTGTTCCGGTTAATAATGTGACCTTTGAACCGGGATGCTATAACCATTGGCACATTCATCATGGTGGCAGCCAAGTTTTGCTGGCAATTGGCGGTCGGGGCTGGTATCAGGAGTGGGGAAAAGACCCGCAAGAGTTGACCCCAGGCTCAGTGGTTGTAGTTCACGATGGGATTAAACACTGGCATGGTGCCGCTAAAGACAGCTGGTTCAGTCACCTGGCTATTACAACAGGCAAAACAGAGTGGCTGGAGCCGGTGAATCCAGAGGAATATGAGCAGCTGCCATAAGCGAGCTGGAAGGAGAGATACAAGATGGCAATAAAAGATAAGGTAATTATTATTACGGGTGCATCATCTGGTATTGGTGCGGCAACTGCAAAATTATTAGCACAAAAAGGAGCTAAAGTGGTTTTGGCGGCCAGGCGCGAAGATAAGTTGCAGGTGCTGACAAAAGAAATCACCAGCAAGGGTGGACAAGCAAGCTATCAGGTAACAGATGTTACAAGTAAGACAGCTAATGAAGTGTTGGTTCAATCTGCATTGAAAAAATATGGACGTGTTGATACCATTTTTCTAAACGCAGGTTTAATGCCCAGCTCACGGTTGTCGACCTTGAAAACTGATGAATGGGATAAGATGGTTGATGTTAATTTCAAGGGTGTCTTAAACGGAATTGCTGCAATTTTGCCCATTTTTTTAAAACAAAATTCTGGACAAATTGTTGTTACATCATCTGTGGCCGGATTAAAGCCATACTTAAATTCCGGCGTTTACGGAGCGACAAAGCATGCAATTCGCGACTTAATGGAAGTGCTGCGCATGGAAGCGGCAACTGATGGCAATAACATTCGAACAACGACAATTTATCCTGCTGCCATTCAAACGGAATTGTTGGACACGGTTTCTGATAAACAGGCAGCTAAAGCCCTGCATAAAACCTATAATAATTACCAGATTAGTCCTGAAAGAATTGCTAATGCTGTGGCTTTTGCGATTGACCAGCCAGAAGATACCGACATTAGTGAACTTACAATTGGGCCAACGAAACAGCCTTGGTAGAAAAGTGAATTAATTTTGCTTATGTTTCATGTGGAACATGACTTTTTAAATTGAAAGTACGGCCTTAATTTATCACCGCAGATAAGTTAAGGCATTTTTTTGTTTAGACTGATTCAAGCTGAACTTGATGTTATTTTTAGCAATTCAAGTAAAACTTGATATTCTTTCTTTGCAAAATATCGTATATTAATAGTGATAATAGTTATTGAGGAAATAAGTATGAAACTGCATGAATTTGGTGAGAAGTTAATCGCCGCAAGAAAAGCCCTAAATATGACACAAACAGAGGTTGCTGATAAATTGTTTGTCAGTTGCCAAGCCGTCAGCAACTGGGAACGCGGATTATCGCTGCCGGATCTTGAAAAGCTACCGCAATTGTGTAAGATTTTAAAATTAAATGTTAATGACTTGTTAATCGACAGTGACAATGAGGATGTTAAGCGGCAAAACATTGCTCTTGAAGCAAAGCTGGATTTTGATGAGATTATCAATCTGGCACCGTTTTTAGAAACGGAAGATGTTGTTCGCTTAGCTGCTAATTCGCGTACTAAGCATGAGTTAAGTTCGGAGCAGCTGTATCAGTTGGGCCCGTTTATGAGTGGGGATGCATTTGACCATTTGGTCAATGAATACTTAGATGATGGTGGACATGTAGCGGCTTATTCAAGGCTGGCGCCATTTGTTCATCGTTCAACTTTGCGGAGGGTGATTAGGCTGGCTAACAATGATTACGAAAATTATCGGCTTGATGTTGGAATGGGTACAGAGCATCAATATAAATCTTTTGCTGGCAAAAAGCTATTCTCTGATACGCAGCTAAGTGCCGATCATACCTTAATTAGATATCGCAAGGTTTTTCTCACAGATAAGGGCGAGTGGTTATATTATGAGAAGCAGATTGAAAATTATAACTTGTGGGATGAAAGCCCTGATAATGCCCATGTTCCAGGTAGTGATTCTAACTTGGTTAGAAAGAATTTTAAAAGCTTATCTTCGATTGAAGAATTAATTCCATACATAGGTAAAAACAACACAGAAAACTTGAAAGCTGAAAAGAGTAAAGATGAAGTATAATAGTGATTAAATAAAAATCGGCTTAAAGGACGAATTATGAAAAATATTAAAACCAAATCGGGAAGCGCAAATAATATTTGGGTAGTAGTTGTTACGATCATAATTTATTTGGCTGCCCTAATGACCAGTAAACTGCTTTCTTTTTTTAGCAATAGCAATGTTTTTATTACGGAAACGGTGTTGTATCTTGTTTTGCTTGTTGTCATGTTAGTATTCAATAAAAAGGTTGTAAAATTGACTTTGTTTGTTGCAAATTGGCATTTTCCGTTTAGTGTTTGGTTGATTTGGCTGTTAGATATTTTGAAGACCTTGCTTATGCCGGGAATATTATTAGGAATTGCCTTGGGTTTAGGGGGAAGGTTTGGCTCCGGAATTGATAAGGGGAAAATAGTATTAGTGTTAGTAATGCTTCTCAGCATTGTGTTATTTGAGGAAATAACTGTGCACGGCATTCTATTACCTAGTTTGGTTAAAGTTTTGCAACAGCATAAGCATTGCCTTCTCGTAGCGCTTCTTATTAATGTGCTGGTTTTTGGCTTTGCCCATTTGTTTGACCCTATTCTTGTTCCCATGCTTATACCAAGTAAATCAATTGTGGTAGCAATATTTCATGCAATTGAAACTGCAGCCAGCGGCTTGATCTTGGGTGCAATTTATTTGCGGTCCAAAAATCTTGTTTTGCCGGTGCTGCTGCAATTCATCTTGTATCCGATAGAGTATTTTTTGCTCGGAACAACTCACAGTGCGGAGCTAAAAATTTTGCCGCTAATTTTATACGTTCTCTTATGTATTTGTGCTGCGGTATATTTAATTAGGAGAATTAAGCCGCAGGAATGGCTGAATTCTGCTGGTGCTTGATGCGTTATAATTATTTGCGTGAAGCCGAAACTAAAAATTTATTTTGAGGAAAGTTAAATGGAACAGAAATATCAAGAAACTACGATTGGTAAGATTGAATATACTATGCGGAAAGGGACTCCCTTGGTGGTCTTTCTTAATAGTTTTGGCAGTTTTGATACTGCTCAGAGTTTTAGCACGGTAATTAGGAAATTACCAGCTGATTATGGTGTTTTTGCACCAGATTATCTGAATACTGGTTTTAGCGGTAAGTCGCTTAAGCCGTATACTTTGACGGATGAAGCAATCGAAATTGCTAAAATAATAAACAGTTTTAATGCTGAGAGAGTCATTATTGTGGCACATAGCCTTGGCGGTGTTTATGCATTCCAAATGCGGAATAAAGTTAAAAATTTATCGGCTTTGGTAGAAATTGAGCCCACGACAAGGGAAATTATTTTGAATCCGCCACAAGAAAAGTCATATCTTGAAAAGAAAAATGCTGCTGTCAGTGAAGAGTTTATTCATAATAAAATAAATACATTATTTCCTGAGACAGAAGCCACGGAATTTTGGCAAACGACCGATGAAAACAGTGCTAAGTTTGATGAAGCTGCTAGCCAAAATGCAATGGCAGCCATGGAAAATGATGAATTTTGGCAGGGAAATGACAAATCTAATGCTGATCTTCCTGTGATTATTTTTACGGAAACCTATCGGAAGGACGAATATAGGCGCTCGGAATATTTTAATGACAATCCTCAATCTAAAATTATTCCGCTGGGTTCCTTTCATTATCTGCATTGGGAATACCCTAAGGAAGTTGCTAATGCGATTATTGATTTGTCTAAATAATTAGTTGTTTATTTTGATGTGAGAACGCAAAAAGCGCTTATAAATATGCTAATATTGGTTGTGAATAATATATATTTAATTAATTTGAGACGGAGGAGCTATTATGAAGATTGGTTTCATTGGTACCGGCGTTATGGGCAATGCCGTATGTTTAAATTTGTTAAAGGCTGATCACCAATTGTGGGTTTATAACCGCACTAAGGCCAAAACCGATAACTTGGTTGCTAAAGGTGCCGTTTGGTGTGCCAATCCCAAGGAAGTGGTTGGACATGCTGACTTGATTTTTACCATGGTGGGTTTTCCCAGCGATGTCGAGCAGGTTTATTTTAAAGAGAATGGTATTTTAACGACTGGTGTCAAAGGCAAATATCTGGTGGATCTGACGACGTCTAAACCGACTTTGGCACAAAAGATTTATGATGAAGGTCAAAAGTTAGGTGCGAAAGTTTTGGATGCGCCTGTTTCTGGTGGTGATTTGGGTGCCAAAAACGGCACACTGACAATTATGGTTGGTGGGGATGAAGCTACTTTTAATGAGTTAAAACCAGTCTTTGCGGATTTTGGCAAGTTAGCCCAGTATTTTGGTCCTGCTGGCAGCGGGCAGAATACCAAGATGGCCAACCAAATTATGATTGCTGGTACCATGACAGGGATGACCGAGATGCTTGTTTATGCGCAAAAAGCGGATTTGAATCTAGAGGCAGTTTTAAAAACAGTTGGCGGCGGCAGTGCGGCTAACTGGAGCTTAAGCAATTACGGCCCGCGGATTTTAAAGGGTGACTATACCCCAGGCTTTTTTAGTAAGCACTTTTTGAAGGATTTGCGAATTGCTCTTGATACGGCTAAAGAGATGAAGGTTGAACTGCCGGCAACCACGGAAGCGAAGAAGCTGTATGAAATTTTGGTTGATGAGAAGAAACTGGGCGATTTGGGTACACAGGGCTTGATTAAACTGTGGTGGAACTAAATTAATTGTCAATTTCATCGGTATCCGTTAAAGGGTGCCGATTTTTGTTTGACAAAAAAGCACTACAAACTTATTATTGTTAATAATATTATTAAATATTTATTGATAATTTTAATTATTATTTATGATTAATGTTTGCTTTAGGAAAGGAACACATTCATGGGAAATGAACTAACGAGAAAAGCGGCTTTTGTTGAAGCCTTGCCGACAGTTTTTGGTTATATCGGGATTGGTGCAGCTTTCGGCATTGTGGGTCATTCCGCTGGTTTATCAATTTGGCAGATTTTACTAATCTCAATGCTGGTTTATGCTGGTTCCGCCCAGTTTGTTATGGTTACCATGTTGTTAGCACATAGTTCACTTCT
Protein-coding regions in this window:
- a CDS encoding EXLDI protein: MKLHEFGEKLIAARKALNMTQTEVADKLFVSCQAVSNWERGLSLPDLEKLPQLCKILKLNVNDLLIDSDNEDVKRQNIALEAKLDFDEIINLAPFLETEDVVRLAANSRTKHELSSEQLYQLGPFMSGDAFDHLVNEYLDDGGHVAAYSRLAPFVHRSTLRRVIRLANNDYENYRLDVGMGTEHQYKSFAGKKLFSDTQLSADHTLIRYRKVFLTDKGEWLYYEKQIENYNLWDESPDNAHVPGSDSNLVRKNFKSLSSIEELIPYIGKNNTENLKAEKSKDEV
- a CDS encoding NAD(P)-dependent oxidoreductase, with product MKIGFIGTGVMGNAVCLNLLKADHQLWVYNRTKAKTDNLVAKGAVWCANPKEVVGHADLIFTMVGFPSDVEQVYFKENGILTTGVKGKYLVDLTTSKPTLAQKIYDEGQKLGAKVLDAPVSGGDLGAKNGTLTIMVGGDEATFNELKPVFADFGKLAQYFGPAGSGQNTKMANQIMIAGTMTGMTEMLVYAQKADLNLEAVLKTVGGGSAANWSLSNYGPRILKGDYTPGFFSKHFLKDLRIALDTAKEMKVELPATTEAKKLYEILVDEKKLGDLGTQGLIKLWWN
- a CDS encoding alpha/beta fold hydrolase; this encodes MEQKYQETTIGKIEYTMRKGTPLVVFLNSFGSFDTAQSFSTVIRKLPADYGVFAPDYLNTGFSGKSLKPYTLTDEAIEIAKIINSFNAERVIIVAHSLGGVYAFQMRNKVKNLSALVEIEPTTREIILNPPQEKSYLEKKNAAVSEEFIHNKINTLFPETEATEFWQTTDENSAKFDEAASQNAMAAMENDEFWQGNDKSNADLPVIIFTETYRKDEYRRSEYFNDNPQSKIIPLGSFHYLHWEYPKEVANAIIDLSK
- a CDS encoding MerR family transcriptional regulator gives rise to the protein MKEKYSIQQFSEKFNLAPSTLRYYEEEGLIKPHRLANRQRYYDEDDANWMRFLLHLKNTGMSIADLKKYVAWRAQGDTTIPQRLQLLKKTQQKFLKQISDQQYHLQILNDKIAWYEGKENGKIADSESFSNYLKRIKHQK
- a CDS encoding TraX family protein, which gives rise to MQLTKKLRGFSTFDLKIIGIVLMVVDHVHQMFQPMGAPSWLDWFGRPVATIFFFTSVVGFSHTHDKKKYMERLYISMVLMSLLTWILEKTVHFEQVVLINNIFRDLFVGTMFMAGVDQFAAAKNGDKAKHISWGILWFALPFIFSAISMIFVTVLPLPQIIKQITVGILPAILLAENSLMVLLIPLLYVFRDNKKIQCLLIALVAMLYGLKGSTQWMMIFAIIPIWFYNGEKGPGMKYFFYIFYPAHIALLYCLADFLYKTMH
- a CDS encoding helix-turn-helix domain-containing protein is translated as MTIGELLKNYRIGQKKTQKEWAGDVISSSFYAKVEKNLSRISADDLVNLLYANKIPLIAFFGKLNQQEQSIHNQEQEIIRLANEAYYQNSLKDLQQIRNVIKKSDFPDKDDKLLFVDIYIALVSGNKLDTETVKKVKDRIFSVPDFNVDTLTLYCDFMEFYDLDSNLVISKRVIKQFLGSSSKEVQELLLTIITNMMILCIQNNKFEEADFFINSEQQIRTNPDLFFRKMIAPAFADIIKYHYDHNQKHLDEVETIVKGVQIAGMPSYAKDIEELMNANK
- a CDS encoding carboxymuconolactone decarboxylase family protein: MVKKQTAGRKNLGNFAPQFAALNDDVLFGQVWAKENELSAHDRSLITIAALMAMGNTEQIDAHLNIGKTNGITKEEIVAEITHLAFYVGWPKAWSTFNRAKEIWQDKDEEVEQPGIFATGAKNTAYDQYFVGQSYNNSLVKPEKNGSSVPVNNVTFEPGCYNHWHIHHGGSQVLLAIGGRGWYQEWGKDPQELTPGSVVVVHDGIKHWHGAAKDSWFSHLAITTGKTEWLEPVNPEEYEQLP
- a CDS encoding CPBP family intramembrane glutamic endopeptidase, producing MKNIKTKSGSANNIWVVVVTIIIYLAALMTSKLLSFFSNSNVFITETVLYLVLLVVMLVFNKKVVKLTLFVANWHFPFSVWLIWLLDILKTLLMPGILLGIALGLGGRFGSGIDKGKIVLVLVMLLSIVLFEEITVHGILLPSLVKVLQQHKHCLLVALLINVLVFGFAHLFDPILVPMLIPSKSIVVAIFHAIETAASGLILGAIYLRSKNLVLPVLLQFILYPIEYFLLGTTHSAELKILPLILYVLLCICAAVYLIRRIKPQEWLNSAGA
- a CDS encoding MFS transporter; the encoded protein is MNIFLKNKNYRKFTIASWLSSAGNILFYLALMTYASKLKNYALALSLISITEAIPDLLQSVSGYFADRTKNKFKTIVLLAIIRFVMYMLVGVLFVTNIAGWNLVLLVICINFISDVAGMYSGGLQSPLIVGLVGENDVGEAEGFTNGISQLITMGAQFVGSALLLFMSYSSLAIVNALTFLIAGLIFANIAKNIKKAAINKELQTVNDQGFFATFKSSFKQARQAHGLLTVTLVVALLNGILYALEPLISISFAANKNMLIGTYSFTIAIFGAVVSIGTALGSAVGTKLLKSTSLFVIVLLDTLASVLMLGAMLGKNTIACLIFGAILGFFAGTAGPKLFQWGVQSVDRKILASTMGALSTILAIAGPLTNAIFSSIAGTAGLNYALYGLIILSIIVFAITLYVMIKTKQATVKTAQDKQVQPAE
- a CDS encoding SDR family oxidoreductase, whose product is MAIKDKVIIITGASSGIGAATAKLLAQKGAKVVLAARREDKLQVLTKEITSKGGQASYQVTDVTSKTANEVLVQSALKKYGRVDTIFLNAGLMPSSRLSTLKTDEWDKMVDVNFKGVLNGIAAILPIFLKQNSGQIVVTSSVAGLKPYLNSGVYGATKHAIRDLMEVLRMEAATDGNNIRTTTIYPAAIQTELLDTVSDKQAAKALHKTYNNYQISPERIANAVAFAIDQPEDTDISELTIGPTKQPW